A section of the Acidobacteriota bacterium genome encodes:
- a CDS encoding peptidase M28, with product MYQLIADLYPLCRSITGNGLRETLRRIQQQISIVIHEVPSGTQVFDWTVPNEWNIRDACVRNKSGHRIIDFQKSNLHVVNYSAPIHRNVSRKELLEHLYTLPDQPEWIPYRTSYYNETWGFCAQHSILGSLKDEEYEVLIDSSLRTGHLSYGEFYLRGDSEEEILISCHSCHPSLCNDNLSGISVAVSLAREIERSYRHYSYRFLFIPGTIGSITWLARNEAAARKIKWGITLANVGDSGSFTYKKSRRGNTDIDRAADHVLKHSRKPYQTVPFSPYGYDERQFCSPAFNLAVGCLSRSQYGKFPEYHTSADNLEFVKPEALTQSFAVCRSLLSLLDNNAAYVNLQPKCEPQLGKRGLYRTMGGYSSAQEREMAMLWVLNLSDGDHTLLDIAERSDLPFNVLHEAAQILVSHSLLKRKA from the coding sequence ATGTATCAGCTCATCGCTGATCTGTATCCACTTTGTCGGAGCATCACCGGAAATGGATTACGCGAAACTCTGCGCAGAATCCAACAGCAGATCTCGATTGTGATTCATGAGGTTCCTTCAGGAACTCAAGTGTTTGATTGGACTGTACCGAACGAGTGGAACATCCGCGACGCGTGCGTAAGGAATAAATCCGGTCACCGAATCATTGATTTTCAGAAATCGAATCTTCACGTTGTGAACTACAGTGCTCCAATTCATCGGAATGTTTCGCGTAAAGAGCTTCTGGAGCATCTGTATACGCTGCCAGATCAGCCCGAGTGGATACCGTATCGTACTTCGTACTACAACGAGACCTGGGGGTTTTGCGCACAGCATTCCATTCTAGGAAGCTTGAAAGATGAAGAATATGAAGTGCTAATTGACTCATCGCTGCGAACCGGGCATCTGAGTTATGGAGAGTTCTATCTTCGGGGAGACTCCGAGGAAGAGATACTGATTTCGTGTCACAGTTGCCATCCTTCACTCTGCAATGACAACCTTTCCGGAATTTCCGTAGCTGTATCTCTGGCTCGCGAAATCGAGCGAAGCTATCGACACTATTCATATAGGTTCCTATTCATTCCGGGCACAATTGGATCGATTACATGGCTCGCGCGGAATGAAGCCGCCGCTCGCAAAATCAAATGGGGAATCACTCTGGCAAATGTCGGCGATTCTGGTAGCTTTACTTACAAGAAAAGTCGTCGCGGTAACACCGATATTGACCGAGCAGCAGACCACGTTCTAAAGCACTCTCGCAAACCGTACCAGACTGTGCCTTTTTCTCCATACGGATACGACGAGCGGCAGTTCTGCTCACCAGCGTTCAACTTGGCTGTGGGCTGTCTGTCTCGCAGCCAATACGGAAAATTCCCCGAGTACCATACCTCTGCCGACAATCTCGAGTTTGTAAAACCTGAGGCGCTTACCCAATCATTTGCCGTATGTCGTTCATTGCTCTCGCTCCTAGACAACAATGCGGCCTACGTGAATCTTCAGCCGAAGTGCGAACCGCAGCTTGGCAAACGCGGCTTATATCGCACAATGGGCGGCTACAGCAGTGCTCAGGAAAGGGAAATGGCCATGCTCTGGGTGTTGAATTTGTCCGACGGCGACCATACGCTCCTTGATATAGCCGAGCGCTCAGATCTTCCATTTAATGTTCTTCATGAAGCTGCGCAAATACTGGTGAGCCATAGTCTTTTAAAACGAAAGGCCTGA
- a CDS encoding short-chain dehydrogenase: protein MKSVDSDTSFGKDLKGARALVTGASSGIGKAVALALARHGADLALVGRSTKRLAETASDAKEHGSRAFEHSVDLTKDSEVEQLVDQVRANFQGLDVLVHSAGAIHHSRVESASVGDFDDQLRANLRAPYVLTKTLLPFLVESQGQIVFVNSSQGLRAAAGNGQFAATQHGLRALADSLRDEVNEYGVRVLSVYLGRTATPRIRDICAKEGRQYRPELLMQPEDVAAMILHALSLPRTAEVTDLRIRPMKKSY, encoded by the coding sequence CTGAAGTCTGTGGACTCTGATACGAGCTTCGGCAAGGATCTCAAGGGTGCGCGCGCTCTTGTGACAGGCGCCAGCAGTGGTATCGGGAAAGCGGTGGCGTTAGCTCTTGCGCGCCACGGCGCAGATCTGGCGCTTGTAGGACGCTCTACGAAAAGACTAGCGGAAACTGCGTCCGATGCAAAGGAGCATGGTTCTCGAGCATTTGAACATTCAGTTGATCTCACAAAGGATTCCGAAGTCGAGCAGCTTGTCGACCAAGTACGAGCGAATTTCCAGGGTCTCGACGTGCTTGTTCACAGCGCGGGAGCAATACATCATTCGCGCGTTGAATCGGCAAGTGTTGGAGACTTTGACGACCAGCTTCGCGCAAATCTGAGAGCTCCTTATGTATTAACCAAGACGCTGCTTCCTTTTCTTGTCGAGAGTCAAGGACAGATAGTGTTCGTTAATTCAAGCCAGGGACTCCGCGCAGCCGCGGGCAACGGGCAATTCGCCGCGACGCAGCATGGCTTAAGGGCACTGGCGGACAGCCTGAGAGACGAAGTAAATGAATATGGGGTTCGCGTTCTGAGCGTATACCTGGGCCGAACCGCAACCCCCCGGATCAGGGACATCTGTGCCAAAGAAGGACGGCAGTATCGTCCTGAGTTATTGATGCAACCAGAAGATGTAGCTGCCATGATTTTGCACGCGCTTTCGTTGCCGCGAACCGCAGAAGTAACTGACCTCCGCATCCGGCCTATGAAGAAATCTTATTAA
- a CDS encoding SAM-dependent methyltransferase → MEQVKHNGNSRRHHSISCRFCGAQLEQTFVDLGMSPLCESYVPAEKLNGMEAFYPLHVYVCSSCFLVQLEEYVTPDHIFSDYAYFSSYSDSWLAHSKRYSDEMVKRFGFNKRSSIVEVASNDGYLLQYFVEKGIPVLGIEPAANVAEVAVKKGVPTVVKFFGEASARELREQGKAADLLLGNNVLAQVPDLNDFVKGMKVLLAPQGIITMEFPHLMRLMEENQFDTIYHEHFSYFSFITAEKIFAAHGMQMFDVEELPTHGGSLRIYAKHIEDGSKEISPSVTEMRAREVAAGFTKVETYANFTRQVEETKRKLLEFLIDAKRSKKKVVGYGAPGKGNTLLNYCGIRTDFLDYTVDRSPYKQGKFLPGTHIPIRNPEEISRTRPDYVLILPWNIKDEIVKQMSFIEQWGGRFVVPIPELQVLS, encoded by the coding sequence ATGGAACAAGTTAAGCACAACGGAAATAGTCGTCGTCATCACTCAATTTCTTGCCGTTTCTGCGGAGCCCAGCTCGAGCAGACCTTTGTAGATTTGGGAATGTCGCCGCTCTGTGAAAGCTACGTGCCGGCGGAGAAGCTGAATGGCATGGAAGCTTTTTATCCGCTGCATGTGTATGTCTGCAGTAGTTGCTTTCTAGTGCAGCTTGAAGAGTATGTTACTCCCGACCACATCTTCAGCGATTACGCGTACTTCTCTTCTTACTCGGATAGTTGGCTGGCCCATTCGAAACGCTATAGCGATGAGATGGTGAAGCGATTTGGCTTCAACAAGAGGAGTTCCATTGTCGAAGTCGCGAGCAACGACGGCTATCTTCTGCAATACTTTGTGGAAAAAGGCATCCCGGTCCTCGGAATTGAACCCGCTGCTAATGTTGCCGAGGTCGCCGTCAAAAAAGGAGTTCCAACAGTAGTCAAATTCTTTGGCGAAGCTTCGGCGCGCGAGCTGCGTGAGCAAGGCAAAGCCGCCGACCTTCTCCTTGGCAACAACGTCCTGGCTCAAGTTCCTGATCTGAATGACTTTGTGAAGGGAATGAAGGTTCTGCTGGCTCCGCAAGGAATAATCACAATGGAGTTCCCGCACCTGATGCGTCTGATGGAGGAGAACCAGTTCGACACCATCTATCACGAGCACTTTTCTTACTTTTCCTTTATCACAGCGGAAAAAATCTTCGCGGCGCATGGCATGCAGATGTTCGACGTGGAGGAACTTCCGACGCATGGTGGGTCACTGCGGATCTACGCGAAGCATATCGAAGATGGTTCGAAGGAGATTTCCCCGAGTGTGACTGAAATGCGCGCCCGGGAGGTAGCCGCAGGATTCACCAAAGTTGAAACATACGCGAATTTCACGCGCCAGGTCGAGGAAACGAAACGGAAGCTTCTCGAGTTCCTGATTGACGCCAAGCGCTCAAAGAAAAAAGTTGTAGGCTACGGTGCTCCCGGAAAAGGGAATACGCTGCTGAACTATTGTGGCATTCGTACGGACTTCCTGGATTACACAGTTGATCGCAGTCCTTACAAACAGGGCAAGTTCCTTCCTGGGACTCACATTCCCATCAGGAATCCCGAAGAGATCTCGCGCACACGTCCTGATTACGTACTAATTCTTCCATGGAACATTAAAGACGAAATCGTGAAGCAGATGTCCTTTATCGAGCAATGGGGCGGCCGTTTTGTAGTGCCAATTCCGGAACTTCAGGTGCTGTCTTAA
- a CDS encoding glucose-1-phosphate cytidylyltransferase, which produces MKVVLFCGGLGLRIRDSEHLPKPMVNIGYRPIIWHVMKYYAHYGHKDFILCLGYRGDVIKDYFLKYNECLSNDFMLSSGGRDLTMVTTDIHDWTITFADTGSHSNIGQRLLAARKYLGNDEVFLANYADGLSNLNLNHQLEDFNNSDAIGSFLCVKPNLSYHFISVGQDSKVTGIDAIRTTNVLVNGGFFIFHKEIFNYIRDGEELVEEPFGRLIGDRKLIGYRDASFWYCMDTFKDKQVLEDMHAHGDAPWEIWKRTASSNGHSSGMAKISMSEAAAVARQ; this is translated from the coding sequence ATGAAAGTAGTTCTTTTTTGCGGTGGCCTGGGACTGCGGATCAGAGACAGCGAGCACCTGCCGAAGCCGATGGTGAACATTGGGTATCGTCCCATCATTTGGCACGTGATGAAGTACTACGCCCACTACGGCCATAAGGACTTTATCCTTTGCCTTGGTTATCGTGGCGACGTTATCAAGGACTATTTCCTGAAGTACAACGAATGCCTTTCGAACGACTTCATGTTGTCCTCCGGTGGTCGCGATCTAACGATGGTGACGACGGACATTCACGACTGGACAATCACGTTCGCAGATACAGGCAGCCACTCCAATATTGGCCAGAGGCTGCTCGCCGCAAGAAAGTATCTCGGCAATGATGAAGTGTTTCTTGCGAACTATGCCGACGGACTTTCCAATCTGAACCTCAATCATCAGCTGGAAGACTTCAATAATAGCGATGCGATCGGCAGCTTTCTGTGCGTCAAGCCAAACTTGAGCTACCACTTCATCTCAGTTGGGCAAGACAGCAAAGTGACCGGCATTGATGCCATCCGCACCACGAATGTGCTGGTTAATGGCGGCTTCTTCATTTTCCATAAAGAGATTTTCAACTACATCAGAGATGGCGAAGAACTAGTCGAGGAACCATTCGGCCGTTTGATTGGAGATCGCAAGCTGATTGGGTATCGCGACGCATCATTCTGGTACTGCATGGATACGTTCAAGGACAAGCAGGTGCTGGAAGACATGCATGCTCATGGCGACGCTCCTTGGGAAATCTGGAAGCGGACAGCGAGCAGCAATGGGCATTCTTCCGGCATGGCAAAGATCTCAATGTCCGAGGCTGCCGCGGTCGCGAGGCAATGA
- a CDS encoding PIG-L domain-containing protein: protein MIKLQFGNGDHPLRQILCLGAHSDDIEIGCGGTVLQILARNPELDVVWVVFSSSPEREREARNSAAMFLRKAGKTEIIVKNFRDGYFPFDGSLIKQFFEQLKQRLHPDLVFTHNKNDAHQDHRTLAELTWNTFRNHAICEYEIPKYDGDLGQPNLFVPLADESFREKVRFLMSAFQSQRSKRWFEEETFLALMRLRGMECNADSGYAEAFYTRKLVL from the coding sequence ATGATCAAGTTGCAGTTCGGGAATGGAGATCACCCTCTCCGTCAAATTCTCTGTCTGGGAGCCCACTCCGACGATATTGAAATTGGCTGTGGCGGAACCGTATTGCAGATTCTCGCCCGCAATCCAGAACTCGATGTTGTTTGGGTTGTGTTCAGCTCCAGCCCAGAGCGGGAACGAGAAGCACGCAACAGCGCTGCCATGTTCCTCCGGAAGGCCGGGAAAACAGAGATCATCGTCAAAAACTTCCGCGATGGCTACTTCCCATTTGACGGATCGCTGATCAAGCAGTTTTTTGAACAACTAAAGCAGCGGCTGCACCCCGATTTGGTCTTTACGCACAACAAGAACGATGCGCATCAGGATCATCGGACTCTAGCAGAGTTGACTTGGAACACGTTTCGGAACCACGCAATTTGTGAGTATGAGATTCCCAAGTACGACGGTGACCTGGGACAACCTAATCTGTTTGTACCCCTGGCGGACGAGTCATTTCGGGAGAAGGTTCGATTTCTCATGAGTGCGTTTCAGTCGCAGCGCAGCAAAAGATGGTTCGAGGAAGAAACCTTTCTGGCACTGATGCGTTTGCGCGGAATGGAGTGCAACGCCGATTCCGGCTATGCAGAAGCCTTTTACACGCGAAAGCTTGTGTTGTGA
- a CDS encoding lipopolysaccharide biosynthesis protein: protein MNQMEDLRERTVRGGLAKVVAQGVSFFVRVGSLMILARLLDPKDFGLVGMVTAVVGVLNLFRDFGLSTASVQRVHISEEQVSTLFWINMLVGALLASVAAGMAPFISHFYREPALMWVTVILSASFLFNAAGVQHQALLQRDMRFTTLSIVDILSISVSSTIGILMALKGFAYWSLVASTIAAPLISSLSYWIASGWRPGRMYKNVGIRSMIRFGGTLTLNQLVVYVAYNLEKVLLGRYWGASVIGIYGRAYQLANIPTENLNSAVGGVVFSALSRLQEDTKRFRSYFLKGYSLVLVLTIPITLVCCLFAKELISVLLGPKWQEAVPIFRLLAPTIMIYALINPLSWVLFSLGLVGRSLRVGLVLAPLVIAGYLIGLPYGPRAVALAYSSVMLLWVIPHIAWCVHGTIISLRDILIAVSKPLASALVAGGVAMGCIELFGEFLTPLGRLLLGTSVLLSGYVAMLFYVMKQKAFYLDIVRTMRRRATVEKGLVPA from the coding sequence GTGAATCAAATGGAAGATCTAAGAGAGAGAACAGTTCGGGGCGGACTGGCCAAGGTTGTGGCACAGGGCGTGAGCTTCTTCGTTCGTGTGGGTTCATTGATGATTCTGGCACGTCTACTTGATCCGAAAGATTTTGGACTCGTTGGTATGGTCACCGCCGTAGTTGGAGTCTTGAATCTCTTTCGTGACTTCGGTTTGTCTACTGCCAGCGTGCAGCGCGTGCATATTTCGGAGGAGCAGGTCTCCACACTGTTCTGGATCAATATGTTGGTGGGAGCCTTGTTGGCATCAGTTGCGGCAGGAATGGCTCCTTTCATTTCGCACTTTTATCGCGAGCCTGCTTTGATGTGGGTAACAGTGATATTGTCTGCAAGTTTTCTATTCAACGCGGCGGGTGTGCAGCACCAGGCTCTCCTACAAAGAGACATGAGATTTACGACGCTCTCGATCGTCGACATTTTATCCATCTCCGTGAGCAGCACTATTGGAATCCTGATGGCCTTAAAGGGCTTCGCCTACTGGTCTCTGGTGGCTTCGACGATTGCTGCTCCACTGATCAGTAGTTTGTCTTATTGGATTGCTTCCGGGTGGCGGCCCGGCAGGATGTACAAAAATGTTGGAATCCGCTCGATGATCCGATTCGGAGGAACCCTCACACTCAATCAGCTGGTCGTATATGTTGCCTATAATTTGGAGAAGGTTTTGCTTGGACGCTACTGGGGCGCGTCCGTTATTGGAATTTATGGGCGAGCATATCAGCTTGCAAATATCCCGACTGAAAATCTCAATTCTGCCGTAGGTGGAGTAGTCTTTTCGGCGCTATCTCGTCTACAAGAGGATACTAAGCGATTCAGGAGTTACTTTCTTAAGGGCTACTCTTTAGTGTTAGTGCTCACCATCCCTATCACCCTGGTCTGCTGCCTGTTCGCAAAAGAGTTGATCTCCGTTTTGCTAGGGCCGAAATGGCAGGAAGCCGTGCCCATTTTTCGACTACTGGCGCCGACCATCATGATTTATGCTCTGATAAATCCTTTGTCGTGGGTCCTGTTCTCACTGGGATTAGTGGGACGAAGTCTTAGGGTCGGCCTTGTTCTCGCTCCTCTCGTAATCGCCGGGTATCTCATTGGACTCCCCTACGGTCCTCGCGCGGTGGCGTTAGCTTACTCTTCAGTAATGCTCCTTTGGGTTATTCCTCACATTGCTTGGTGCGTGCACGGCACCATCATTTCGCTCCGCGATATTCTGATCGCCGTCAGCAAACCGCTTGCTTCGGCTTTGGTCGCAGGAGGAGTAGCAATGGGATGCATTGAACTCTTCGGAGAATTCCTGACGCCGCTGGGTCGATTGCTCCTCGGAACTTCAGTACTCTTGTCAGGCTATGTGGCCATGCTCTTTTATGTGATGAAACAAAAAGCCTTTTACCTCGATATCGTAAGGACCATGAGACGACGAGCAACTGTGGAGAAGGGCTTAGTTCCGGCATAG
- a CDS encoding UDP-glucose 6-dehydrogenase — protein sequence MKIAVIGSGYVGLVAAACFAEVGHTVICVDNDHKKLAALRRGETPIHELYLPELLQKHRGHRLTYSDSIREAVQASSVIFIAVGTPPLENGEADLSYVEGVAREIALSLSEYKVIVEKSTVPVYTSDWIRRVITLSCASGNQFDVVSNPEFLREGTAVSDFLYPDRIVIGADNARARELLTETYAPLTEGTYYLKPDRIPEPSGSSVPAKLILTSAKSAELIKHASNAFLAMKISFINAVSNICEAVGADIEEVRSGIGADSRIGSTFLKAGIGYGGSCFPKDVAAFRSVAQQSGCSFPLLDDVIEINAEQRMRFIRKIRSALWTLKGKRLAVLGLAFKGGTDDIRESPAIDIVNHLVAEQCSVVAYDPAAMPRAREVLNERVNFASGPYEAAESADALLILTDWEEFAALDLERIRQLLRYPIVIDGRNMYLCEEMRSSGLLYLSVGRQVVEPNALASKPRFQEATI from the coding sequence ATGAAGATTGCAGTAATCGGATCTGGATACGTAGGACTCGTTGCCGCAGCATGCTTTGCTGAAGTTGGTCATACGGTCATTTGCGTAGATAACGATCACAAGAAACTGGCCGCTCTCCGGCGTGGCGAGACGCCGATCCATGAGTTGTATCTTCCAGAGTTGTTGCAAAAGCACCGCGGCCATCGATTGACGTACTCGGATTCAATCCGCGAGGCTGTCCAGGCGAGTTCCGTTATTTTCATCGCTGTGGGCACTCCTCCTCTGGAAAATGGCGAGGCTGACCTTTCCTATGTTGAGGGGGTTGCCAGAGAAATCGCTCTGTCGCTATCCGAGTACAAGGTGATCGTGGAAAAGAGCACTGTTCCCGTCTATACGAGCGATTGGATTCGACGGGTGATAACGCTCAGCTGCGCTTCAGGTAACCAGTTCGACGTTGTCTCAAATCCGGAATTCTTGCGCGAAGGAACAGCAGTAAGTGATTTCCTCTATCCCGATCGTATTGTGATTGGAGCGGACAACGCGCGTGCGCGGGAGCTTCTAACCGAAACATATGCGCCACTGACTGAGGGAACCTACTATTTGAAGCCTGATCGAATTCCCGAGCCTTCAGGAAGTTCGGTTCCCGCAAAGTTGATTCTGACAAGCGCGAAGAGCGCCGAGTTGATAAAGCATGCCTCCAACGCTTTCCTTGCGATGAAGATCTCGTTCATCAACGCAGTTTCAAATATATGTGAGGCAGTCGGCGCTGACATCGAAGAAGTTCGCTCCGGGATCGGCGCTGATAGCAGAATTGGGAGCACCTTCCTCAAGGCGGGAATCGGGTACGGCGGGTCGTGCTTCCCGAAGGATGTAGCAGCTTTTCGAAGCGTGGCTCAACAATCAGGATGTTCGTTCCCATTGCTGGACGACGTCATCGAGATCAATGCCGAGCAGCGGATGCGATTCATCCGCAAGATACGTTCGGCATTATGGACGCTCAAGGGCAAACGGCTTGCTGTGCTCGGCCTTGCTTTCAAAGGCGGAACTGATGACATACGTGAGTCGCCGGCAATCGACATCGTCAATCATCTCGTGGCTGAGCAGTGCTCAGTGGTGGCATATGACCCAGCCGCCATGCCACGCGCGCGAGAGGTGTTGAACGAACGAGTCAATTTCGCTTCAGGGCCATACGAAGCAGCGGAATCGGCGGATGCATTGCTTATTCTCACAGATTGGGAAGAGTTCGCGGCTCTGGATCTTGAGAGGATACGTCAACTGCTCCGTTATCCTATCGTCATCGACGGTCGTAACATGTATTTGTGTGAGGAGATGAGGAGTAGCGGATTGTTGTACCTTAGTGTGGGGCGGCAAGTCGTTGAACCGAACGCGCTGGCATCGAAGCCAAGATTCCAGGAAGCTACTATATAG